Proteins from a genomic interval of Musa acuminata AAA Group cultivar baxijiao chromosome BXJ1-9, Cavendish_Baxijiao_AAA, whole genome shotgun sequence:
- the LOC135593353 gene encoding probable inactive ATP-dependent zinc metalloprotease FTSHI 3, chloroplastic: MSPFSLVSTHGVFSPHHSSSNWPRLFSHRRRLSLQEGKILSLEERHWDLTSSSSLCSRNSRCLSLWGSSRRFRLLSKCNRIVFAKIDRSSNEKHTHFGIRGKPRSRRRFSLRLRPRLRLLSYRLRRLSVQRLVENARTVLLRNLKKLMLSAWFSVALGVCFLFLKCTARPASVDVPYSDFVSALKSGSVSAVQFEEDSRYIYFNKHFEDNESLKSVEESSLTVDVSDVSAPKSSESITNERERGGKSISKWQYSTRKVEHDESFLLGLMRERGTTYSSAPQSAVKLLRSLVITLITLWIPIAPMLWLLYHQFYASNGPAKKRRPSKQSVGFDDVEGVDAAKLELMEIVSCLQGSMNYKKLGAKLPTGVLLVGPPGTGKTLLARSVAGEAGVPFFSVSASEFVELFVGRGAARVRDLFNVAKECAPSIVFIDELDAVGGKRGRSFNDERDQTLNQLLTEMDGFESETKVIVIAATNRPEALDPALCRPGRFSRKVLVGEPDFEGRKKILAVHLRQIPLEEEIELICDLVASLTAGFVGADLANIVNEAALLAARRDAETVTRDDMMEAIERAKFGIKERRLNLSTVGKSLGKLFPWIPPSTGKDGFQGLMGYQTLS, translated from the exons ATGAGCCCGTTCTCCTTGGTTTCAACTCATGGGGTATTTAGCCCTCACCATTCTTCTTCAAATTGGCCTAGATTGTTCTCTCATAGAAGGAGATTGAGCCTGCAAGAAGGAAAAATCTTGTCTTTGGAAGAAAGACATTGGGATCTTACTTCGTCTTCCTCTCTTTGTAGTCGCAACTCCCGATGTCTTTCTTTATGGGGTTCTTCGCGGAGATTTCGGTTATTGTCCAAATGTAATAGGATTGTATTTGCGAAGATTGATAGGAGCAGCAACGAGAAGCATACCCATTTTGGGATTCGAGGGAAGCCCAGGTCGAGAAGGCGATTCTCCCTGAGATTGCGCCCCAGGTTGCGGTTGCTCTCTTATAGATTGAGGAGATTGTCGGTTCAACGATTGGTGGAAAATGCTAGAACAGTGTTGCTCAGAAACTTGAAGAAGCTTATGCTATCTGCTTGGTTTTCTGTTGCCCTAGGGGTGTGTTTCTTGTTCTTGAAGTGCACAGCTAGACCTGCATCGGTGGATGTTCCATATTCTGATTTTGTATCGGCCCTGAAGAGTGGAAGCGTGTCAGCTGTTCAATTCGAAGAGGATTCCCGCTATATTTACTTTAATAAGCATTTTGAAGATAATGAGAGTTTGAAGTCAGTAGAAGAATCATCACTGACTGTCGATGTCTCAGATGTCAGTGCACCAAAATCATCTGAAAGCATTACAAATGAAAGGGAGAGAGGTGGTAAATCTATCTCAAAGTGGCAATACTCTACAAGAAAGGTTGAGCATGATGAGAGTTTTCTTCTTGGtttgatgagagagagagggacCACATACAGTTCTGCTCCTCAATCTGCAGTAAAGTTATTGAGAAGTCTTGTTATCACATTGATTACTTTGTGGATCCCAATAGCCCCAATGTTGTGGTTGCTTTATCACCAATTCTATGCTAGCAATGGCCCTGCAAAGAAGCGGCGACCTAGTAAGCAGTCTGTTGGTTTTGATGATGTGGAGGGAGTTGATGCTGCCAAGCTAGAATTGATGGAG ATAGTATCTTGCTTACAAGGATCAATGAACTACAAAAAGTTAGGAGCAAAATTGCCCACAGGTGTGCTGCTTGTGGGACCTCCAGGGACTGGGAAGACATTACTAGCTCGCTCAGTTGCTGGAGAGGCAGGAGTCCCTTTTTTCTCAGTGTCTGCTAGTGAATTTGTAGAACTGTTTGTTGGAAGAGGAGCTGCACGAGTAAGAGACCTTTTTAATGTGGCAAAAGAATGTGCACCGTCAATAGTATTCATTGATGAACTTGATGCAGTGGGAGGAAAGCGTGGAAGAAGTTTCAATGATGAGCGGGACCAAACACTTAATCAG TTGCTGACAGAAATGGATGGTTTTGAGTCAGAGACAAAAGTGATTGTTATTGCAGCAACAAATAGACCAGAAGCACTAGATCCTGCTCTCTGCAGGCCAGGACGTTTTTCAAGGAAAGTGCTTGTTGGTGAACCAGATTTTGAAGGGCGTAAAAAAATTTTGGCTGTCCATCTGAGACAAATACCACTGGAGGAAGAAATTGAGTTAATCTGTGACCTTGTTGCATCTCTCACAGCAGGTTTTGTTGGTGCTGATCTCGCAAACATTGTCAATGAAGCTGCTCTGCTTGCTGCTCGAAGAG atGCTGAGACTGTTACTAGAGATGATATGATGGAGGCAATAGAGCGAGCAAAGTTTGGGATTAAAGAAAGGCGACTGAATCTTAGTACAGTAGGCAAGAGTCTGGGTAAATTGTTTCCATGGATTCCTCCATCAACAGGAAAAGATGGTTTCCAAGGCCTTATGGGTTACCAAACTTTGAGCTAA
- the LOC103998309 gene encoding uncharacterized protein LOC103998309: MKSLNLKCNQETSWMKLLGNFTRSILTAIYRELRSSKPDAHKQISMYAAKTLSRWSLDQPKPGSNSGYIVLKDEESEPESACCFGCPEETRIRNLPFPQDRILTIKYSPLKGENGSNKATVCFIPAVGHALSSTRYYVIVARGRKRGKVYTCSKEDIACCSCHGGVKDAKLRAFDHRNVYQVMEIKDDGNGKFTAKSVAPDGHPPSLLGREHWKLYASKPKHYALREAWGLDAGLRACLPDLNFPIGAADGPKITVGRWYCPFMFVKESCRLRDQMKRSMFYEISLEQFWQKVYACENHSGHDKVVEVNALFGSLLVMMDGGKEVVQDRTVHGDDGMVWFKPLDSRATGIGLSLAVWERIKWEQGRGGWIADEEERMVRLEQYEGMNRWKKFACYVLVERFVVKRIDGSLVLTFDFRHSIKVRSKWY, from the exons ATGAAGTCTTTAAACTTGAAGTGCAACCAAGAAACGAGTTGGATGAAGCTGCTTGGCAACTTCACTCGTTCTATCCTCACTGCTATCTATAGAGAGCTACGATCTTCTAAACCTGATGCCCACAAGCAGATATCCATGTACGCAGCAAAGACACTCTCAAGATGGTCTCTCGATCAACCAAAACCAGGTTCGAATTCTGGATATATCGTGCTCAAAGACGAGGAATCTGAACCTGAGTCCGCATGCTGTTTTGGGTGCCCCGAAGAGACTCGAATTCGAAATCTCCCATTCCCTCAGGACCGAATCCTTACCATCAAATACTCTCCACTCAAAGGTGAGAACGGATCCAACAAGGCTACCGTTTGCTTCATCCCTGCGGTAGGTCATGCATTATCATCCACTCGATACTACGTCATCGTCGCCAGAGGAAGAAAGAGAGG GAAAGTATATACATGTTCAAAGGAAGATATCGCATGCTGCTCTTGCCATGGTGGTGTAAAGGATGCAAAATTGAGAGCTTTCGATCACAGAAATGTATACCAAGTAATGGAGATCAAGGATGATGGGAACGGGAAATTTACAGCGAAATCTGTTGCTCCTGACGGACATCCTCCATCATTACTAGGGAGGGAACACTGGAAGCTTTATGCCTCAAAACCCAAGCATTATGCGTTACGTGAGGCTTGGGGACTCGACGCGGGTCTTCGTGCATGTCTGCCCGACCTCAACTTCCCGATAGGTGCAGCAGATGGCCCGAAGATTACTGTCGGAAGATGGTACTGcccgttcatgtttgtcaaggaaTCATGTCGCTTGCGAGACCAAATGAAGCGTTCCATGTTCTATGAGATCTCACTGGAGCAGTTCTGGCAGAAGGTGTATGCTTGTGAGAACCACAGTGGCCATGACAAAGTTGTGGAAGTGAATGCTCTTTTCGGGAGCCTACTGGTTATGATGGATGGCGGCAAAGAGGTGGTGCAGGACAGAACTGTGCATGGCGATGATGGCATGGTATGGTTCAAGCCATTAGATTCGAGAGCTACGGGGATTGGTTTGAGTTTGGCAGTGTGGGAAAGGATCAAATGGGAGCAGGGGAGAGGAGGGTGGATTGCCGATGAAGAGGAGAGGATGGTGAGGTTGGAGCAGTACGAAGGGATGAATAGGTGGAAGAAGTTTGCGTGCTACGTGTTGGTGGAAAGGTTTGTCGTGAAGAGGATTGATGGGAGCTTGGTGTTGACCTTTGATTTCAGACACAGCATTAAAGTGAGGTCTAAATGGTACTAA